In one Nicotiana sylvestris chromosome 8, ASM39365v2, whole genome shotgun sequence genomic region, the following are encoded:
- the LOC138874661 gene encoding uncharacterized protein, producing the protein MQGLGGQVSVANKDLCLFPNVQLHVGFKMPKFDLYDGHEDLMAHLRGFCSKISRAGGKDELLMAYFSQSLSGAALEWYTRQDNSRWYTCDDLAQAFSRHFQYNVEIVPDHLSLTKIEKKPSESFREYGFRWKEHATRVNPSMEEDEMVEYFLQALEPTYFGHLISAIGKSFNEVVKMGRMVEEGLKSSKIMSYSAIIATMQAIQNGTGGVLGKNKKEDIAMVVSGSWHGPRGSPHHYTQPQPQPQTYTQTPYNTPQHYFPPPEPQYSVRPPQYHVHHAQSYA; encoded by the coding sequence ATGCAAGGATTAGGAGGCCAAGTGAGCGTGGCTAATAAGGATTTATGCTTGTTTCCTAATGTCCAGCTACATgttgggttcaaaatgcccaagtttgatttgtatgacgggcACGAAGACCTCATGGCACACTTGAGAGGATTTTGCAGCAAAATAAGCAGAGCCGGTGGGAAAGATGAACTATTAATGGCATATtttagccaaagtctgagtggtgcagcattggagtggtacactcgccAGGACAACAGCCGGTGGTACACTTGTGATGATCTGGCCCAGGCTTTCTCTCGGCATTTCCAGTACAACGTAGAGATTGTCCCAGACCATTTGTCTTTGACGAAGATAGAGAAAAAGCCCagtgagagtttcagggagtatggtttccGTTGGAAAGAACATGCAACACGAGTCAACCCTTCAATGGAGGAAGATGAAATGGTGGAATATTTTCTTCAGGctttggagcctacttactttggtcacctaatctcggccataggtaagtctttcaatgaagtggtaaaaatgGGTAGGATGGTAGAGGAAGGACTCAaatcaagcaagatcatgagttactctGCCATCATAGCAACCATGCAAGCAATCCAAAATGGTACAGGGGGCGTGTTAGggaaaaataagaaagaagaTATTGCTATGGTTGTCTCAGGATCATGGCATGGCCCAAGGGGCTCTCCTCACCACTACACACAGCCTCAACCCCAGCctcaaacctatacccaaactccatataatacaccccaacactacttcccacCACCAGAGCCTCAGTATTCAGTCAGGCCACCCCAATACCATGTCCATCACGCACAGTCATATGCTTAA